In a genomic window of Methanoregula sp. UBA64:
- a CDS encoding NDP-sugar synthase, with translation MKVCIMCGGEGTRLRPLTFERPKPCIPIVNRPSIQHLVSHLSNLGFREVVMTLGYKGQDIENALGDGSLFGVDITYVHEKTKLGTAGSVRNAKKYLDGQDFLVVGGDHVTDLNVLEFYRFHRTEKAITSIGLISIDDPGEYGIAEIDVNYEIKRFKEKPAPGEIFSNLASTGMYVCKPEVFDHIPAGKKFDFARDLFPHLMEEGKTLKGWLARGNWTDVGSPHSLRQAERWKLQDIMTTDIIGDLSMHGAHVQGPVQLGDSITLGKNTRVIGPVAIGSGTTIGNNVLIGPYTSIGERCIIRNNAKIFSSSLYNRAVIGPNTTISGSILDNDTHVGEGCSIENDTVIGPRVVLRDRVIVHSKTRVWPEVVVCDDTVVKEHILNDKFDLRCEGS, from the coding sequence ATGAAGGTGTGTATTATGTGCGGGGGGGAAGGAACGCGCCTCCGCCCCCTCACATTCGAACGCCCGAAGCCCTGCATCCCGATTGTCAACCGCCCCTCCATCCAGCACCTGGTATCCCATCTCTCCAACCTGGGGTTCCGCGAAGTGGTGATGACGCTCGGGTACAAGGGGCAGGATATCGAGAACGCCCTTGGCGACGGCTCGCTCTTCGGTGTCGATATAACGTACGTCCACGAGAAGACCAAGCTTGGGACCGCCGGCAGCGTCAGGAATGCGAAAAAGTACCTCGACGGGCAGGACTTCCTCGTGGTGGGCGGGGACCATGTCACTGACTTAAACGTCCTCGAATTCTACCGGTTCCACCGGACCGAGAAGGCGATCACCTCCATCGGTCTCATCTCGATCGACGATCCCGGGGAGTACGGTATTGCCGAGATCGATGTCAACTACGAGATAAAACGGTTCAAGGAGAAGCCTGCCCCGGGAGAGATCTTCTCGAACCTTGCAAGCACGGGGATGTACGTCTGCAAGCCCGAGGTCTTCGACCATATCCCGGCAGGAAAGAAGTTCGATTTCGCCCGCGACCTCTTCCCGCACTTAATGGAGGAGGGAAAGACCCTCAAAGGCTGGCTTGCCCGCGGGAACTGGACCGATGTCGGCAGCCCCCACTCGCTCCGCCAGGCTGAGCGGTGGAAGCTCCAGGATATCATGACCACGGATATCATCGGCGACCTCTCCATGCACGGGGCCCATGTGCAGGGGCCGGTGCAGCTCGGGGATTCTATCACGCTCGGGAAGAACACGAGGGTGATCGGGCCGGTAGCGATCGGCTCCGGGACAACGATAGGAAACAATGTCCTGATCGGACCCTACACGAGCATCGGTGAGCGCTGTATCATCCGGAACAATGCGAAGATCTTCTCGTCATCCCTGTACAACCGTGCCGTGATCGGACCCAATACCACCATCTCGGGAAGCATCCTCGACAACGACACCCATGTCGGCGAAGGGTGCAGTATCGAGAACGACACGGTGATCGGCCCCCGGGTCGTCCTCCGCGACCGGGTGATCGTCCATTCAAAGACCCGGGTCTGGCCCGAGGTTGTTGTCTGCGACGATACCGTAGTAAAAGAGCATATCTTAAACGATAAGTTCGATCTCCGGTGCGAGGGATCGTAA
- a CDS encoding cobyric acid synthase: MSLMVVGTSSHVGKSVTVAALCRCLIRRGFRVAPFKSQNMSLNSFVTADGGEIGMAQAMQAWAARLAPATDMNPVLLKPKGDCVSQVVLFGHPYKDVPIAEYYTETPHLLEEAVAAFRRLEAEYGQVVVEGAGGAAEINLYDRDIANTLLAERLRLPILLVADIERGGVFAQIYGTIQLLPETVRPLVKGIIINKFCGDPAIFASGITKIEELTGLPVLGVVPYFSLPLPSEDSLSIADKARNNFPVRIAVIRLPHISNFTDFELLEQYASVEYLPCDAALEGYDAVIIPGTKNTIDDLAALKKAGMDRRIIAARETGIPVIGICGGYQMLGTSLVDDGFESAAGTYAGLGLLDCVTRFSSYSKNTTQVSRGACPVPPILSAMGTVTGYEIHMGTTGEGKDREAFAGDGRVSPDGLVFGTYMHGLFLNPSAVNALLGCLYAKKGLAYTPVPAAGSDPYDDLADIYEQHVDMDAIVALIR, translated from the coding sequence ATGTCGCTCATGGTGGTCGGGACCTCGTCCCATGTGGGAAAGAGCGTAACCGTTGCAGCACTCTGCCGGTGCCTGATCCGCCGCGGTTTCCGGGTAGCGCCGTTTAAGTCCCAGAACATGAGCCTCAACTCCTTTGTCACCGCAGACGGCGGGGAGATCGGGATGGCACAGGCAATGCAGGCCTGGGCAGCCCGGCTTGCCCCGGCAACGGACATGAACCCGGTCCTCCTCAAGCCCAAGGGAGACTGCGTCTCGCAGGTGGTGCTGTTCGGCCATCCGTATAAGGATGTCCCGATCGCAGAATATTATACAGAAACCCCGCATCTCCTCGAAGAAGCGGTCGCTGCATTCAGAAGGCTCGAAGCGGAGTACGGGCAGGTTGTTGTCGAAGGGGCCGGGGGTGCGGCGGAGATCAATCTCTATGACCGCGATATCGCAAACACCCTGCTTGCAGAGCGTCTCCGGCTTCCGATCCTCCTTGTTGCCGATATCGAGCGGGGAGGTGTCTTTGCCCAGATCTACGGCACGATACAGCTCCTGCCCGAGACCGTGCGGCCTCTTGTAAAAGGGATCATCATCAACAAGTTCTGCGGCGATCCGGCTATCTTTGCCTCGGGAATAACAAAGATCGAGGAGCTCACGGGCCTTCCGGTCCTTGGCGTTGTCCCGTATTTCTCCCTCCCGCTCCCGAGCGAGGACTCCCTTTCGATAGCCGATAAGGCCAGGAACAATTTCCCGGTCAGGATAGCCGTTATCCGGCTGCCCCATATCTCGAACTTTACGGATTTCGAACTCCTCGAACAGTATGCCTCGGTCGAGTACCTTCCCTGCGATGCAGCTCTCGAAGGTTACGATGCCGTCATCATTCCCGGCACCAAGAATACCATCGACGATCTCGCCGCACTCAAAAAAGCCGGGATGGACCGGCGGATCATTGCAGCGCGGGAAACGGGGATACCGGTGATCGGGATATGCGGGGGATACCAGATGCTTGGGACAAGCCTGGTTGACGACGGTTTCGAATCGGCGGCAGGAACGTATGCAGGTCTGGGCCTTCTCGACTGCGTTACCCGGTTTTCCTCCTATTCCAAGAACACCACGCAGGTCAGCCGCGGGGCGTGCCCGGTACCGCCGATCCTCTCGGCAATGGGCACCGTGACCGGGTACGAGATCCACATGGGCACGACCGGGGAGGGAAAGGATCGCGAGGCATTTGCCGGTGACGGGCGGGTCAGCCCGGACGGTCTCGTATTCGGGACTTACATGCACGGGCTCTTCTTAAACCCCTCTGCGGTCAATGCCCTCCTCGGCTGCCTGTATGCAAAAAAAGGACTCGCGTATACGCCGGTTCCCGCCGCCGGCAGCGACCCCTACGACGATCTTGCCGATATCTACGAGCAGCACGTTGACATGGATGCCATTGTCGCACTGATCCGGTGA
- the yciH gene encoding stress response translation initiation inhibitor YciH → MIGGICPTCGLPRELCICEEVAKEQQRINVKVNKRRYGKEVTVIDGLDPTDIDLEDLSKFMKGKLACGGTVKGNSIELQGNHRERVKELLSLKGYSTENIS, encoded by the coding sequence ATGATTGGTGGCATTTGCCCGACGTGTGGACTTCCTAGGGAATTATGTATCTGCGAGGAGGTAGCAAAGGAACAGCAGCGGATCAATGTAAAAGTGAACAAACGCCGGTACGGGAAAGAAGTGACCGTGATAGATGGTCTTGACCCTACCGATATTGATCTCGAAGACTTATCCAAATTCATGAAAGGGAAACTCGCCTGCGGTGGCACGGTAAAAGGCAATTCCATTGAATTGCAGGGCAATCACCGCGAGCGGGTAAAAGAGCTCCTCTCTCTCAAGGGATACAGCACGGAAAATATCTCTTAA
- a CDS encoding type II secretion system F family protein produces the protein MAIKDTFTGLFGQKKERSPLPEDPHYKKNADTEEDELTTISGRLDAERKSREGFGRFLRHPVRVLTEKPENILVVCLPLSLIVFFGGFLSMVQVYGIRVLFTSTMIDDFAVLAILISIVPVAILDFREQSRKKNLEEALPNFFRDLAGMNDSGMTLPNAVHLVANAEYGALTPHIRKLDNEMSWGVGFVEAMYRFGRNLGTPLADRSVDLIAKASKAGGDISEVLRAAANDTFETVNLAQERRNNMLIYVIIVLVSWAVFMFVIAILVSTFLSTMATAGAAAQATGASSKFMARIDLPAYKRLFCHAAMIQGFFSGLCAGQMGEGRVIAGLKYSAIMLVISWFVFRFFI, from the coding sequence ATGGCGATCAAGGATACCTTCACAGGATTGTTCGGGCAAAAAAAGGAACGCTCCCCTCTTCCCGAAGATCCCCACTATAAGAAGAACGCGGATACGGAGGAAGACGAGCTCACCACCATCTCCGGCAGGCTGGATGCCGAACGGAAAAGCCGGGAAGGGTTTGGCAGGTTCCTTAGACACCCGGTCCGGGTGCTCACGGAAAAACCGGAGAACATCCTCGTGGTCTGTCTTCCCCTGTCCCTGATCGTCTTTTTCGGGGGCTTTCTCTCCATGGTGCAGGTGTACGGCATCAGGGTCCTCTTTACCTCGACGATGATCGATGACTTTGCCGTTCTTGCCATCCTCATCTCGATTGTTCCGGTAGCGATCCTGGATTTCCGGGAGCAGAGCCGGAAAAAGAACCTTGAGGAAGCGCTCCCGAACTTCTTCCGGGATCTTGCAGGAATGAACGATTCCGGCATGACCCTCCCGAATGCCGTTCACCTGGTAGCCAATGCAGAGTATGGCGCCCTCACCCCCCATATCCGGAAACTGGACAACGAGATGTCATGGGGGGTCGGGTTTGTCGAGGCCATGTACCGGTTCGGGCGGAACCTTGGCACCCCCCTTGCCGACCGGAGCGTCGATCTCATTGCCAAGGCAAGCAAGGCCGGGGGCGATATCAGCGAGGTGCTGCGTGCAGCGGCAAACGATACCTTCGAAACCGTGAACCTTGCCCAGGAACGCCGCAACAATATGCTGATCTACGTAATCATCGTCCTTGTCTCATGGGCGGTGTTCATGTTTGTCATTGCCATCCTCGTGAGCACGTTCTTAAGTACGATGGCTACGGCCGGGGCAGCGGCACAGGCAACGGGGGCGAGCAGCAAGTTCATGGCCCGGATCGATCTTCCGGCGTACAAACGGTTGTTCTGTCACGCAGCAATGATCCAGGGATTCTTCTCGGGCCTCTGTGCCGGGCAGATGGGCGAGGGACGGGTTATTGCCGGTCTGAAGTATTCCGCGATCATGCTCGTCATCTCCTGGTTTGTGTTCCGGTTCTTCATCTGA
- a CDS encoding type II secretion system F family protein → MNSFERFCFNLLGMRMKARRGDYAQLRNDLLSARLRTPFEVYTSTAIVSSVIVGLVSAICLGLLTWVLKLPNLIHYKGEVPSVMLFLNQYGLILGTFFVVVFSLLVFGGMTYVVFLAYPSMVAGNRRRNIDATLPYAINYITSMSTAGITPAEIFRLLGDSPIYGESAAEARYVAREIDIFGRDLIDALRIVSASTPSHRMKEFLQGAMASISSGGNLTEYFRTKANQYALENRQSQKMFLDTLALIAESYVTAMVAGTLFLIILQSIMSVIGGDSKPIFLYVVIYLMIPFGTSMFIIMISSMTPET, encoded by the coding sequence ATGAATAGTTTCGAACGGTTCTGCTTCAACCTTCTCGGGATGCGGATGAAGGCCCGGAGGGGAGATTATGCCCAGCTCAGAAACGATCTGCTCTCTGCCCGGCTCAGGACCCCGTTTGAAGTCTATACTTCGACTGCCATTGTCAGTTCCGTTATCGTAGGACTGGTCTCCGCCATCTGTCTTGGCCTCCTTACCTGGGTCTTAAAACTCCCCAACCTCATCCACTACAAGGGCGAAGTGCCGTCCGTGATGCTCTTCCTCAACCAGTACGGCCTCATCCTCGGGACGTTCTTTGTCGTAGTCTTTTCCCTCCTTGTGTTCGGGGGAATGACCTACGTGGTTTTTTTGGCCTATCCTTCCATGGTGGCAGGGAACCGGCGCAGGAATATCGACGCAACCCTCCCGTACGCCATCAACTATATCACCTCCATGTCCACGGCCGGGATCACCCCGGCGGAGATCTTCCGCCTGCTGGGCGACAGCCCGATCTACGGGGAAAGCGCAGCCGAAGCCCGGTATGTAGCCCGCGAGATCGATATCTTCGGGAGGGATCTTATCGATGCGCTCAGGATAGTCTCCGCAAGCACCCCTTCCCACCGGATGAAGGAGTTCTTACAGGGTGCCATGGCCAGCATATCGAGCGGAGGAAACCTTACGGAATATTTCCGCACCAAGGCAAACCAGTACGCGCTGGAGAACCGGCAGTCCCAGAAGATGTTCCTCGATACCCTGGCGCTCATTGCCGAATCCTATGTCACTGCAATGGTGGCGGGAACCCTGTTTTTGATCATCCTCCAGTCCATTATGTCCGTCATCGGGGGGGATTCCAAGCCGATCTTTCTCTATGTGGTCATCTACCTGATGATCCCCTTTGGCACGTCGATGTTCATTATCATGATCAGTTCCATGACCCCGGAGACCTGA
- a CDS encoding type II/IV secretion system ATPase subunit, with amino-acid sequence MTSDDEEKETDIGALLKKIREVSPPKENPASPSGTHFGIPPADTETGLSEDDALFEDLPDEEPHLPGQDLKGRDVRAVLGKFLAQSGAAPQPAPLQKEEKTPPPPEDTGTAAEPVVEILDEDPRTHGAASFFKKRKVSVKEEGSDSSTAEPEAGDRVISVDQITEISGLILPKGATFQIDEIKLHGGFNAFEKTGTVSLPPELAEIWKREFSTAGFKDLETEFAPDPDALPKEPAKKSGLSSLFSAIHAIPEEYKASVHGPLVDLSFEPGPGIEEMEMYPVNEPYAYVRVIYDHATHEYTYQVIEPVLSEPEKELLSELKERLFETLDINTKDITKGEAQNKLRATVDDILSDYGIRLSPVQREKILYNMHKEFLGDGLIDAIMHDKYIEDISCDGVDTPIFAFHSSYESMKTTLMYHNAVELDSFVTKLAQRAGKYISIAEPILDATMTDGSRIQMTLGQEVTAHGSTFTIRKFKDEPITPTDLIEWHTFAPLSLAYIWLAVENGKSAIFAGGTASGKTTSLNAISLFIPPMAKIVSLEDTREVKLPHPNWIPSVTRDSFDTSGRGEINMYELLRAAMRQRPEYIIVGEVRGKECQTLFQAMSTGHVTYSTIHADSVASVVHRIENPPMDVPRNMLSALDIVCIQVQARMGGKRIRRNKQIVEILDIDPRTNELITNEVFRWKSATDEIAYSGKSYILEEIMEARGWNENRMREELKRRQEVLEWMRIKKIRHYKDVAKILISYYREPEVVIERVRAELYE; translated from the coding sequence TTGACATCAGACGATGAAGAAAAAGAGACCGATATTGGCGCCCTCTTAAAAAAGATCCGCGAAGTCAGCCCCCCCAAAGAGAATCCGGCATCCCCGTCGGGAACTCACTTCGGTATTCCCCCGGCAGATACGGAGACCGGGCTTTCGGAAGACGATGCCCTTTTTGAAGATCTCCCGGATGAGGAACCGCACCTTCCGGGTCAGGACCTCAAAGGCAGGGATGTACGGGCCGTGCTGGGAAAGTTTCTCGCGCAATCAGGGGCTGCGCCACAGCCGGCGCCCCTCCAAAAGGAAGAGAAGACCCCCCCTCCTCCAGAGGACACCGGTACGGCGGCAGAACCTGTCGTTGAAATCCTTGATGAAGACCCCCGTACCCATGGGGCTGCGTCCTTTTTTAAGAAGAGAAAGGTCTCCGTAAAAGAGGAGGGTTCCGATTCTTCAACGGCGGAACCGGAAGCCGGCGACCGGGTGATATCTGTCGATCAGATCACCGAAATTTCCGGTCTTATCCTCCCCAAAGGCGCCACGTTCCAGATCGATGAGATTAAACTTCACGGCGGATTCAACGCCTTTGAAAAGACCGGAACCGTCTCCCTTCCCCCGGAGCTGGCCGAGATCTGGAAGCGCGAATTCTCTACGGCGGGTTTCAAGGATCTCGAAACTGAGTTTGCACCGGACCCTGACGCCCTTCCAAAGGAACCGGCGAAAAAATCCGGCCTGTCGTCCCTTTTTAGCGCTATACATGCCATTCCCGAAGAGTACAAGGCATCCGTCCACGGGCCGCTTGTGGATCTGAGCTTTGAACCGGGACCCGGCATCGAAGAGATGGAGATGTACCCGGTCAACGAACCGTATGCCTACGTGCGGGTGATCTACGATCATGCAACCCATGAATACACCTACCAGGTGATCGAGCCGGTCCTGTCCGAACCGGAAAAAGAGCTCCTCTCCGAGCTCAAGGAACGGCTCTTTGAAACCCTGGATATCAACACGAAGGATATCACAAAAGGAGAGGCACAGAACAAGCTCCGGGCAACCGTCGACGATATCCTCTCTGACTACGGCATCAGGCTCAGCCCCGTCCAGCGCGAGAAGATCCTCTATAACATGCACAAGGAGTTTTTGGGCGACGGCCTGATCGATGCAATCATGCACGACAAATATATCGAGGATATCTCGTGCGACGGTGTGGATACGCCCATCTTTGCGTTCCATTCCAGTTACGAATCCATGAAGACCACGCTGATGTACCATAATGCCGTGGAACTCGATTCGTTTGTCACAAAACTTGCCCAGCGTGCAGGGAAGTACATCTCCATTGCCGAACCCATCCTCGATGCTACCATGACCGACGGATCGCGTATCCAGATGACCCTCGGGCAGGAGGTCACCGCCCATGGCTCGACCTTTACGATCCGTAAGTTCAAGGACGAACCGATCACCCCGACCGATCTCATCGAATGGCACACGTTTGCCCCGCTCTCCCTCGCCTATATCTGGCTGGCGGTCGAGAACGGGAAATCTGCCATCTTTGCCGGGGGAACCGCTTCGGGGAAGACCACGTCCTTAAACGCGATCTCGCTCTTTATCCCGCCGATGGCAAAGATTGTCAGCCTCGAAGATACGAGGGAAGTAAAGCTCCCCCATCCCAACTGGATCCCGAGCGTGACCCGGGACTCGTTCGATACCTCGGGACGCGGGGAGATCAACATGTACGAGCTCCTGCGTGCCGCCATGCGTCAGCGCCCCGAATACATTATCGTGGGTGAAGTCCGCGGCAAGGAGTGCCAGACGCTCTTCCAGGCGATGAGCACCGGCCATGTTACGTACTCGACCATCCATGCGGACTCGGTCGCAAGCGTCGTGCACCGTATCGAGAACCCCCCCATGGATGTCCCGCGGAACATGCTCTCTGCGCTCGATATCGTCTGTATCCAGGTACAGGCCCGGATGGGGGGCAAACGGATCCGCCGGAACAAGCAGATCGTCGAGATCCTCGATATCGATCCCCGGACAAACGAACTGATCACAAACGAGGTCTTCCGCTGGAAGTCGGCAACAGACGAGATCGCCTATTCCGGGAAGTCCTATATCCTCGAGGAGATCATGGAGGCCCGGGGCTGGAACGAGAACCGGATGCGGGAGGAACTCAAGCGCCGGCAGGAGGTCCTTGAGTGGATGCGGATCAAGAAGATCCGTCACTACAAGGATGTGGCAAAGATCTTAATCTCGTATTACCGGGAACCGGAAGTAGTTATCGAACGGGTGAGAGCGGAGCTGTATGAATAG
- a CDS encoding roadblock/LC7 domain-containing protein: MKLPAGTGGRVLTPPHKEGMIQELKVFTGAIEIDSDKGRGFLLARTGELIAAYYTNRQGTWKGKPAAQYVLGDVDTEEEGIRQNIILRAYGSGDFAEARALCAQGGLLIDPEYERGTTVPEEKGSDSARQLPSPLSPLNEALLAKIASQPGVIAVSAFYEGFPVLSRGEADFEHVAALAEDFIRAGSRIAADMDFGPAEQLILETAEKKVIIAPCGDLSLCVIARADVQLGLLRVAIRSLQSE, from the coding sequence ATGAAGTTACCCGCAGGTACCGGGGGACGGGTTCTTACCCCTCCCCACAAAGAAGGGATGATCCAGGAACTGAAGGTTTTTACCGGTGCCATCGAGATCGATTCCGACAAGGGGCGGGGATTCCTTCTCGCGAGAACCGGGGAACTGATCGCTGCGTACTACACGAACCGGCAGGGTACCTGGAAAGGAAAACCTGCGGCGCAATACGTGCTGGGGGATGTTGATACCGAAGAGGAAGGTATCCGGCAGAACATTATCCTGAGGGCATATGGGTCCGGGGACTTTGCCGAGGCACGGGCATTATGTGCGCAGGGCGGCCTGCTGATAGATCCCGAATATGAGCGGGGGACTACCGTACCCGAAGAGAAAGGAAGCGATTCTGCCCGGCAGTTGCCCTCCCCCCTCTCCCCCCTTAACGAAGCGCTGCTTGCAAAGATTGCCTCGCAGCCCGGGGTCATTGCAGTTTCGGCATTTTATGAAGGATTTCCCGTTCTGTCGCGAGGCGAGGCGGATTTCGAGCATGTCGCCGCACTTGCAGAAGATTTCATCAGGGCAGGATCGCGGATCGCCGCAGATATGGACTTCGGCCCGGCCGAACAGCTGATCCTTGAAACTGCCGAGAAGAAAGTGATCATTGCCCCCTGCGGCGATCTCTCTCTCTGTGTCATTGCCCGGGCCGATGTCCAGCTGGGGCTCTTGCGGGTGGCGATCCGGAGCCTCCAGAGCGAATAG
- a CDS encoding roadblock/LC7 domain-containing protein: MLKPLLEEFLRVEGVSAAVVVGRDGFVIESAVSGKVDIEALGAMASTGLGTSEAMGNTLGKGELSQMLVELEKGPILLAPLSADELIALVADTTANIGRIRYELKKNKERIIAAL; the protein is encoded by the coding sequence ATGCTCAAACCGTTGTTAGAGGAGTTTTTGAGAGTGGAGGGGGTATCCGCTGCCGTTGTCGTGGGACGGGACGGGTTTGTTATTGAAAGTGCTGTCTCCGGCAAAGTGGACATAGAGGCACTGGGTGCCATGGCGTCAACGGGTCTTGGGACCTCCGAAGCCATGGGAAATACCCTGGGGAAAGGCGAACTTTCCCAGATGCTCGTCGAACTGGAGAAAGGTCCGATACTGCTTGCCCCCCTGTCCGCGGACGAACTGATCGCCCTTGTTGCGGACACAACGGCAAATATTGGCCGGATTCGCTACGAACTCAAGAAGAACAAGGAACGCATCATTGCAGCGCTGTAA
- the minD gene encoding cell division ATPase MinD, producing the protein MVRVYTIASGKGGTGKTTVSVNLGTMLAQLGKETYLMDADIGMANVGLILGLQDAPVTLHEVLAGKNTIDEGIYNGPAGLKVIPSGISLQGFQQADPDKIRDVLSEIVKRCDYLLIDAPAGISKDGVVPLAVADEVILVVNPELSSIVDALKTKILTEVVGGHVLGTIVNRVDAETSEAVSAKMEKVLGVKVIGIIPEDPNVRKAAAGRSPIVTRYPDSAASKAIKKIASELIGVAYKDDTPPAKGRGGFIERFSNALFKKKAKN; encoded by the coding sequence ATGGTCAGGGTTTACACAATCGCATCCGGGAAAGGCGGTACCGGGAAGACCACCGTTTCTGTCAATCTGGGGACCATGCTTGCCCAGCTAGGGAAAGAGACGTACCTGATGGATGCGGACATCGGTATGGCAAACGTAGGATTGATCCTCGGGCTCCAGGACGCCCCGGTCACCCTGCACGAAGTCCTTGCCGGGAAAAATACCATCGATGAGGGGATCTACAACGGGCCGGCCGGGCTCAAGGTCATCCCGAGCGGGATCTCCCTCCAGGGATTCCAGCAGGCCGATCCGGACAAGATACGCGATGTCCTTTCAGAGATTGTCAAACGGTGCGACTATTTATTAATCGACGCACCTGCGGGCATCAGCAAGGACGGCGTAGTCCCCCTCGCTGTTGCCGACGAGGTGATCCTTGTCGTTAACCCGGAGTTATCTTCAATTGTGGATGCCTTAAAGACCAAGATCCTCACGGAAGTGGTTGGGGGACATGTCCTTGGGACGATTGTCAACCGGGTAGATGCAGAAACAAGCGAAGCGGTCTCCGCGAAAATGGAGAAAGTCCTCGGGGTAAAAGTCATCGGGATCATACCGGAGGACCCCAACGTGAGAAAGGCGGCTGCAGGGCGTTCCCCCATTGTAACCAGGTACCCTGACTCCGCCGCCTCGAAAGCCATAAAGAAGATCGCCTCGGAACTTATCGGGGTAGCGTATAAAGACGATACGCCCCCGGCAAAAGGCCGCGGGGGATTTATCGAACGGTTCTCAAACGCCCTCTTTAAAAAGAAAGCAAAAAACTGA
- a CDS encoding response regulator, producing the protein MPGVITILIVEDDEIISNLISVILEKKGYGVVGKVVTGEEAIMKAAEVLPDLVLMDINLAGVLDGITAARYIYAIFRIPVIFLTGQCDDTILSRAKVAEPYGFIIKPFNANEIVSNIEIALYNHNMRKRFYDKASLWDIKKIMAALDPVIITDVRGRIIFLNPYACRLLDIPEKEALVKPLKNIMILVNKQTGERINDPALDVIRDKIVVNYELNTVLVSLSNKKRFVSLTARPVKDDKNEMIGVSIHIREKTPTEIKMAEKI; encoded by the coding sequence ATGCCGGGCGTAATTACCATCCTGATCGTAGAAGATGATGAGATTATCTCCAACCTCATCAGTGTGATCCTGGAGAAGAAGGGATACGGTGTTGTCGGCAAGGTTGTCACCGGTGAAGAAGCTATTATGAAGGCGGCGGAGGTTCTGCCCGATCTTGTCCTCATGGATATTAACCTTGCAGGAGTGCTCGACGGCATCACCGCGGCCCGGTACATCTATGCTATCTTCCGTATCCCGGTAATCTTTTTGACCGGCCAGTGCGACGATACGATCCTCTCGCGGGCAAAAGTGGCAGAACCCTACGGATTCATTATCAAACCGTTCAACGCAAACGAGATCGTCTCGAATATCGAGATTGCCCTGTATAACCACAATATGCGCAAGCGTTTTTACGATAAGGCCTCCCTGTGGGATATCAAGAAGATCATGGCGGCCCTTGATCCCGTGATCATCACCGATGTCCGGGGAAGAATTATTTTCCTGAATCCCTATGCCTGCAGGCTGCTGGATATTCCAGAAAAGGAAGCCCTGGTAAAACCCCTAAAAAATATCATGATCCTGGTGAACAAACAGACCGGCGAACGGATCAATGATCCGGCACTGGATGTTATCCGTGACAAAATCGTGGTGAACTACGAGCTCAATACGGTACTTGTCTCGCTTTCCAACAAGAAACGGTTCGTTTCCCTCACGGCACGTCCGGTAAAGGACGATAAAAACGAGATGATCGGTGTTTCCATCCATATCCGGGAAAAAACGCCGACCGAGATCAAGATGGCAGAGAAGATCTGA